CAACCCACCGTATAACGTATCGATCAACACCACTGGAGCTTTTACTTCTGTGCCATACAGGTCACGGTAGTGTTTTCCATAGAAGTTCTCGTGATCTTCATCGACATCGGTTTCTTCTTTGGTATAGATGGATGCTGTTTTGAATTTTTCAGTTACTTGCGGTAAGGAGTCTATGTTGAATTGTTCCGCTTTCGCGAAAGCGGTATTCCCATAAACTTCTCGCACCTTTCCATCTTTAATCTCGTAAAAATGAACGGTAGAAGATCTGTCTGGGTAGACCCGTAACTCTGCAAATCCATTGCTACCGGAAGAGAACAGACCATTCTTCCCCAGGGACGCTGCTTGCTGCTCATATATGCTCCCAGAAATCACCTGTCGCAAACTGCCCTGATCGATGTACTGTAGACTGCGCTCATGTCCACTCACCACAAACAATCGATCCAAACCCAGCGAGATGGTCTTGATCTCCTCCATGAGTTCATTCATTTTGGGGTTGAATCGATCCTGACGGGATACGCCTCCTTGAGCTCTTATAAAACTCCACACCGATCCCAAAAACGGGATGTATACATTCTCTCTCGTGGGTTTATACAAGTTATAGTCTGCTATGCGCCCGCCGTAGAGCCCGTTTGTATAAACAGGGTGGTGCATGGCTAGAATTACGGTCTTGTGGCGCTGTTTGCGCATCTCATCTCCCAGAACGGCGAGAAATTGCTTACGGGTAGTGATCTCGCACTTATCATTGAATTCAGGGTTCTCATTCCAGTCGCGTATATACCATTCAGAATCTACGATAAAAAGGTGCATGGATTCTGAAACATTGATTTCTTCAAATGGGCAGGCCTTCTCAGGCTGAAAGGCATCATTGTTATCCCAGCGCTCCTCGACCAGTTTCTCAATTTTCTTGAGACCTTCAAGCCCTTCATCGTTCCAGTCATGATCTCCTGGAATAGCATATTTGCTGCCTTTGATATCATTAAATAGGTCAAGTTGCCTGCTTAAGGATTTTAGATCTGCGCTATCTTGATCACGAGCAAAAACTTTCTTTGCCTCAATATTATCACCTAATAACAAAGTATAGTCTAGGTCCTGCGCATTTTTCTTGATGTACTCTACTGCCGTAATCAGATTTTGGTCACGGTCACCCACATCTGAAGATAAATTCCCAATCAGGTAAAAGCTTCTATGCTCTTGATCTTGAGTCGAAACGTTTGGAACTCCTTTTATCTGAGTATTTAAGGTAGAGCAGGCTACGACCCAAAGAAGAATGAAGAAGATTGGGATGCGATTGAAAAGAGTATTTCTGGTCATATACAATTGTAATCAATCAAAAGTACATGCTTGAAATGTGTGGCAATATTAGGGTTATGCTAAAAAAAGCATCAACAATCTGACAAGGCGACATTAACCGCAAGGCCACCTTCACTTGTTTCCTTATACTTGGAATTCATGTCTTGAGCCGTTTGCCACATGGTAGCGATCACTTTGTCCAGAGGAACCTTAATATTTTTCACGTCGCCATCCAGCGCCATCTCGCAGGCATTTATAGCCTTTATCGCACCCATTGCGTTGCGCTCGATACAAGGAACTTGAACCAATCCCTGAATGGGGTCGCAGGTTAATCCCAAATGATGTTCCATGGCAATCTCACTTGCCATCATCACCTGACCAGGAGAACCGCCCATGAGCTCTGTCAATGCACCGGCTGCCATGGCGCTGCTCACTCCTATCTCTGCCTGACAGCCACCCATAGCGGCACTAATGGTAGCTCCTTTTTTAAATAAGGTACCTATAGCTCCAGCGACTAGCAAATAGCGCTTTATATCTTCAAAATCTGCATCATGGTTCTCGATAACCATATAGTACATCATCACTGCTGGAATCACACCAGCGCTTCCATTTGTAGGCGCAGTGACGACTCTACCTAAAGATGCGTTTACCTCATTTACAGCAAGGGCAAAGCAGGTTACCCACTTGAGAATCTCACGAAATTTGACCTCTGTTTTCCTGATGGCCTCAATCCACTCGTACTTATCAGAGTAGCTCTTCCCCTTTTGAAGTTTTGCGTGGGAATCATAAGCTCGACGGCGCACGTTAAGACCGCCTGGAAGAATTCCCTCTGTATGACAACCAGTATACATACTGTCCAGCATGACATCCCATATTTGCCTGAGCCCTTTGTCAATTTCCTTCTCCTCATTGAGATAGAGCTCGTTCTCCAAAACGATCTGAGATACTGGTTTATTTTCTTGACGGCAGTGCATCAATAAATCCTCAGCGGTTTCAATGGGCCTCGGGAAACATTCAAACACCATACGCTTACGAGCAGCGCGTTTGCGCTCACGTTGCACAAAAAAACCACCACCTATACTAAAATAGGTTTCTGAGATTTTCTTACCGTCTTCCAGTGTTGCTTTAAAAGTCATCCCATTAGGATGAAACGGCAAGAATTTACGGTTGAACTTTATTTGGGTGGCTGGGTCAAAAGCAATTTTTACTGCTTTACCGAGAAAGAGACTTTTGGTCGAGTTGATCAGTTCTACGTGATCAGGAATGGCGGCAATGTCACAGCTTTGTGGATCTTCATCCAGCAGTCCCATCATTACTGCAATGTCAGTAGCATGTCCTTTACCAGTAAGTGACAAGGACCCGTACAGCTCCACCTTTACCTCCATGACTTGGGAAAGCACCCTTCTTTTTTGCAGTTTGTCAATAAAGTTGCGACCGCCACGCCATGGTCCCAGAGTATGGGAACTGGATGGCCCTACTCCTATTTTCAACATATCAAATACACTGATCGATTCAATTTTCTTAGGCGCTGCTACGGGTGCTATCACTTAATCAAAGACTTTAAAATTGAGACAAAGATATACACAACTCCTGAACAAATCGATTCTTTGAATCCTAAGCATTACGTACCTTTAGCTCATGAAGCAAATCATTTACACGGAGCTTGCTCCCAAACCTATAGGCCCATATAATCAGGCCGTTTTATATCAAACACCTCAAGGCAAAACATTATACACTAGCGGTCAAATCGCTATCGATCCTGCTAGTGGAGATCTTAAAATTGACGATTTAAAAGAAGAAACCCATCTTGTGATGAATCATTTAAAAAGTCTCCTCAATCAGGTAAACATGGATTTTGAGGATGTAGTGAAATGTTCAATATTTTTGAGCGACATGGGTAACTTCTCCACTGTGAACGAGATCTATGGAAGTTACTTTAATGAAGAAACGGCACCTGCACGCGAAACCGTAGAGGTTGCAAATCTCCCCAAATATGTTAATGTAGAAATCTCACTCATCGCAATACAAAGCTAATGCCTCTATCACCCTCAGAACTGATTATTAATTCAGATGGCAGTATCTACCACTTGAATCTCCGCCCAGAACAGATTGCTGACACCATTATAACGGTAGGCGATCCAGAACGAGTTACGGAAGTCTCCAAGCACTTTAATTTCATAGAGCATAAAGTAGGCCGCCGTGAATTTCATACCCACACGGGCACCTACCGCGGCAAAAGAATCAGCGTGATTTCCACAGGGATAGGAACTGATAATATTGACATTGTTTTCAACGAGCTGGATGCCCTCGTAAATATCGACTTTGACAGTCGAGAATTGAAGGATCAGCACACCAGCCTCAATATCATCCGCGTGGGGACTTCAGGATCAGTGCAGCCCTCGATAGGCGTGGACAGCTTTCTTTTAAGCCAGCGTGGGATCGGGTTTGACAGCTTGTTCCACTGGTACGAGAATGACGGTGGGGATTCCGCTTTCGCGAAAGCGGTACAAGAACAGCTCAATACCCAACGATTGAACATCGTTCCCTACGTTGTACACTGCTCAGAAACGCTTGCAAAACGTTTCCAAACCATAGATATGAATAACGGAAATACTATTACTAATGTAGGTTTTTATGGTCCACAAGGGAGAAAATTGCGTTTGAATCCCGCAGCAGAAGGATTGAATGATCGCATTGCCAACTTTGAATTTGATGGCCACCAAATCACCAACCTGGAGATGGAAACCTCTGGTATCTATGCGCTCAGCAAACTTCTAGGGCATGAAGCCGTATCGCTAAACGCCATTCTTGCCAATAGAGCCACTGGCGCCTTTTCTGAGCAACCTCAAGAAACCGTCGAGCGATTGATCAAATTTACGCTGGATAGGATTGTGGAGGTTTAGATCTAAATAGTATAGATATAAAAAAGCCCGATCGCAAATGATCGGGCTTTGACTAATTCTAAATCTCGCTGATTACTTCAAAGCAATCATTCTCTTAGGCTGTGGCAATGCTTCTTCTTTTTTAGGAAGAGCAATAGTCAGGATTCCATTTTCATAAGATGCATCAATGCTATCTTGATTCACAGTTTCAGGAATATTGAAAGCTCTCTTGAAGGAACGCTTAGAAAACTCACGGCGTGTAAATTGCTCCGTAGTTTCTTCTTCTTTATTCTCCACCTCAGAAGAGATAGTCAGCAGGTCATTATCTACTTCAATTTGTACCTCTTCTTTTTTGAAGCCTGGAATAGACATCTCAAGTTGGAATTTGTTTTCCATTTCTGAAACATTCACAGCTGGAATAAATCTCTTGTTCATCGTTGCAGTTCCACCCATAAAATCGTTGTTGAACATTTCATCGATCAAAGATGGTAACCAGTTGTTATTGCTTGTTCTATGTGTTAAAGTCATGATATTGAATTTTATTGATTTTGATTACCAATAGGCAACTTCAATACCAATTCAAAAACAAGACTATATGTCAGCTAAATACAACTTTAAACATGACGAAGTGTCGCTAGTTGTTTTGAGAACTATGAATCGTAAGCAGTTCAGAGGGTGGGATTTCACCGTGAGGGTAGTTCTTCATAGCATTTAGCAAACTGTCCACCACTGACTTACGAAAACCATACTTCAAAGCTACCTCATGAAGAAGCTGAAGCTCGCCATCATTAACTTTACCATCTATATGCATCATCAATAGTAATTTGTGGAAATGAATAATACGTTTTGTATGGCTTTGCGGTGTTGAAACGGTCAATTCATCGCGGTACCGGATCATACTCATGAGTTCTGACTCCTCTATATCCATGCGTTGCGCTATCTTTTTAAGAAACTCCAGTTCTTCTGGTGACAATTTATTATCTGCGAGAGCCATAAGAATCAACTGAGACAACAAATCTATTTTTTCTTGGGTAGTATAAGTCATAAGGGGTTGCTATAAATCAAGTGGCTTGTTTATCGCCATACAGTTTGTGAATGATGATTATATGAGGAACAGTTACAATTATAGCGATAAGCAGCGCAAAATGATAGAAATAAGTTTGATTATAAGTTAACACGTACCCAATTGCAATCCCTAAAAGAGATATCATGTAAATAGGTGCTGCATCTTTCACATATTTCAGCCAGGTTTTGTTTTCCTTATATAGACGCTTCATTTGACTGCTAAGGCTAGGCAAACTGTGCCAGAAAACAAAAAACACGGTAAACGAGGTAAACAAATTAAGCCCATAGAAAAGCAATGCCATAAATGCTAAGTTGATTATCTGGCTCACGGCGACTTTAACTGACACCTGTTTTTTCAACAGTGTAGCACCTAAATAAATAAGATACAAAAGGCCCGAGGCAATAGTTAACGAAATAAGCAAGATTGAAGAGTTTTCTGTACCCGTGAGATCGAATAGTACGATATCAAATTCTGCCGCGTTTAAAACAAACATCATCAGGAAAATGAGAAGCCCCAGTGACAACTTGTGAATCCAGGAAAATGATAAACCGTCAGACTCATAAAGTTCTTCACCAAAATGATAAGCACTGACCAAGACAAACAAGAGCACGCATATAAAAGGAGAAATGAAATATGCAGCAAAAAATAATAACCCAACCAAAACATAATTGATGATCAAGTATTTCCATTTTACTCCGGTAACCTTTTTATATATAACAAGGTCGTTAGACCCATGTAAAATACCGATGCTCAAGATCAAAAAAAGATTCAGGAAAATCACTAGTTGATAATTCATGAATTTCAACTCAGAGAATTGATAGATTACAAAAACCAGTATTGAGGCAATGAACTTCAAATGTTGACTGGGATTCTAATAAACGAGAGTTCAGGAAAAAGGGTTCGTAAGTGGCTAACGTGTGATTTTAAAACCTGATTTAAGACGGGATCGTCTTTCATGTAATAATACATCTCGTGGTAAACGGTTTCAAAAAGGTTTTTCCTTTCGATGGTATTAAAAACAATTATCTGATTTTCAATCCCCTCGCTATATACATTATAATCTTCAAATTTAAACCTATTAATCATCAATTGTTGAAGAAAATCAACAGCATTTAGAGCTGTCCCAGGATCATTAATAGCTGGAGAACAGGCTTTAACCCCTACCTCAACTAAGTGTTTAACATTGGTTTCAAACACATCTGAACACACCGTATGGTCTATAACAAAATGATCCTTGATTTTCTCAATCTCTTCCTCGCTGAGCTCTCTACTTGATTTAAGAAAAACCTCATTTTCTAAGATAAACGCTCCCTTGAACTTGACGATCTGGATGGACACATCCATTTTTTTTGCATCCTTGTATAATTCGCTAACATTGAAGTCATGTAGATATCCACAACTCCCAGAATTGACTATTTCATGATATAAATCTTCACCTTCATAGTTAGAAAAGAACTCCTCTTTTGATTTAAACTTCTCTAAGTCTTTATTTGCTTTTTCATATACTTCATCGATAATATAATTGATGTGAATACTTTGAGAAACACTGTGTATGAAATAAATAAAAAGGAGAACACAAGCCATGGCAAAAATAATCCCTAGTCCAGACGCCACAGTTGGAAAATAACCACCATTGTCATTTGTCAAACTCAAACTCATCACCATGGAATACAAGATCGTACCACTCGTAAATCCTAAAATCAACTGATGGTGCCTCTCCGAAAGTATTAGAGGAATTAAGCGTGGCGAATAGTTGTTAATATTTCTATTCAAAACATTCATGACCATGGTATAACTAAAAATGGTCAGGGTAAATATCCCACCTATTATGAATGAGAAAATATACTGCGAGTCCTTTTTATCACTGACCGCGAGCGCATCAGTTAAGCTGTATTCTGCATAATCTATTTCTATGAGATTCATGAGAATAGCAAGTACGACAAAGCACAGCGCTATTATCGAAGGTAATAGCGCTATGCTCTTATATAATCTTTTAAGATATACCAGCATTATTTAGTCTGCACGGAATCCTGACCTATCAGGTTCAACATTTGTTGCGCAGGAATATATCCAGAGGCAGCAGATTGTTTAATGGCGATGTAAGTTATCATAAGGCCATAAACTGCTTTTGAACTGATGTCTGCGATGGTAAATAATAGTTGTCTCCATACGACTCCTTCAGCACTATTAGCGATCCATGGAATTAAGTATGCTATAGGATAAAGAGTCCAAGCAAACATCATTAACCAAAATACTTTAGTGATTGTTGACCCAGCTCCACCCAGCATGGTTTTACGGCTGGTGAAAATCTTAGTTCCGACAATCCAATTCATTGCCACAAAAAATGCCGTACTTATTGCACCCCAGACCAACAATTGATCAATGCTTTCCACTTCATAGAGCTGACCCACATATCCCGTAATGATCATACCCCATGCAAAAAATATGAGCGCTGCGGCTGTTTTAAACAATGCCGCTCCTCTTATATTCAATACAATTAGTAATTGAGTCAAAAGACATGGAATGGTCACCATCCAGTTCACGTAACGGTATCCATTGCTGAAAGTAAGATCTGTAGGTTCATAGACACGGCCATTAAAGGCAAAAGCATCAGTCCACATCGTAGCCTGACTGAACAGAATCAACCCTGCACTTACCATAACGATACATGACAAAGCAGTCGCAACCCGATATTTGGGAGCTACGAATCTAGAAACGAGAATAAAAAAAACGAGTGCGGCGAGATGCGCTCCCACACCCATGGTCAGCAAATGATCGATAGCTTCAAATTGCCCCACGGTATATTCAAAAAGAGATTCAATATTTTTCATAATTTTTTATTAATCTACAAAATACCATCTTAACTTTTTACATATGGGTTAAGAAATTGTGAATTCACTTAATATTTCGTTACCTCAAGAGTTCGTAATTAGACTTAAAATATTAAAATGGACTTAATTGTAGCCACATTGTTTTTACATAATACTTAACTTGTCCTAAGAAGATAACTTTGATGAAAATCCTAACGAGAATCAAGTCCTTTTATAATGCGACCACCAGCAGCATTGCCTTTTATCCAGTTCTTATAGCCATAGCTGCCATATTACTAGCATCAGGAGCAAAAATTGCTGAGGGAGCTGGAGTTAGTGAATTAATAAGTGAGCATGCACCTTTACTGATCCTTCATGATGCTGACACTGCAAGAAATCTACTCACAACCTTCATCGCTGGAGGTATAAGTATACTAGTGTTCTCCTTCTCCATGGTGATGCTTCTTCTCAATCAGGCTGCAACAAATTACAGTCCGCGTATTTTACCCAACCTTATTTCAGAAAAAAAACATCAATTTGTATTAGGGATCTTTTTTGGAACCATTCTCTACAGTATTATGATCGTACTAGATGTGGATCCATCGGGAAATGACTACCAGCTACCCAGCTTCTCAATTATAATTTCTATTGCTATAGCTCTCACGGCACTTACCGCATTTATTTACTTTATCCACAGCATTTCTTCCAGTATACAAATCAATCATATAATGCGCGAGATATTTACGCTTTCGCGAAAGCATCTACAAATAATCATCGACGGTCAAAACGATCATCCAGGATTTGACAATCTCGAGTCATGGTACGAATACAAAACACCACAAGCGGGAACATTTCAAAACTTAAGCACCACCGCACTAAAGGAATTTATGCAAACTTCTAAGAACAAAATGCACGTTTTATCTTTAAAAGGCTCATATCTAAGAGATGAAGACATCATCTTCAAAACCAAAAATAAAGTGTCAGACGAGGATCTGGAGCAGCTTTATAAAAATTTCAATTTCAGCAATACAGAACTGGTGAGTGACAATTATATCTTAGGTGTCAAGCAAATTGCCGAAATAGGAATCAAAGCTATGTCACCAGGGGTAAACGACCCTGGTACAGCGGTGGACACTCTAAATTATCTAACGGAACTTCTAGCATTACGAATGTTAAAGAACGATACAAATGTCATCTGCAATGATGAAGAGGAACCTATTTTGAGCCTAAACGATCTTGAATTTTCAGACATGATCTACCACGTGTTAGCTCCTTATAGGCAGTACTGCAAACATGATTTTACAGTTATGTATAAAATTTTTGACATGCTCTTATATTTGATGACGG
This genomic interval from Nonlabens spongiae contains the following:
- a CDS encoding nucleoside phosphorylase; this translates as MPLSPSELIINSDGSIYHLNLRPEQIADTIITVGDPERVTEVSKHFNFIEHKVGRREFHTHTGTYRGKRISVISTGIGTDNIDIVFNELDALVNIDFDSRELKDQHTSLNIIRVGTSGSVQPSIGVDSFLLSQRGIGFDSLFHWYENDGGDSAFAKAVQEQLNTQRLNIVPYVVHCSETLAKRFQTIDMNNGNTITNVGFYGPQGRKLRLNPAAEGLNDRIANFEFDGHQITNLEMETSGIYALSKLLGHEAVSLNAILANRATGAFSEQPQETVERLIKFTLDRIVEV
- a CDS encoding DUF2254 domain-containing protein, whose translation is MKILTRIKSFYNATTSSIAFYPVLIAIAAILLASGAKIAEGAGVSELISEHAPLLILHDADTARNLLTTFIAGGISILVFSFSMVMLLLNQAATNYSPRILPNLISEKKHQFVLGIFFGTILYSIMIVLDVDPSGNDYQLPSFSIIISIAIALTALTAFIYFIHSISSSIQINHIMREIFTLSRKHLQIIIDGQNDHPGFDNLESWYEYKTPQAGTFQNLSTTALKEFMQTSKNKMHVLSLKGSYLRDEDIIFKTKNKVSDEDLEQLYKNFNFSNTELVSDNYILGVKQIAEIGIKAMSPGVNDPGTAVDTLNYLTELLALRMLKNDTNVICNDEEEPILSLNDLEFSDMIYHVLAPYRQYCKHDFTVMYKIFDMLLYLMTVKAVNHKFYEIIRYQTKLCLMDVESNMENKEDLKKLQRIAEKISGHEN
- a CDS encoding DUF2254 domain-containing protein → MLVYLKRLYKSIALLPSIIALCFVVLAILMNLIEIDYAEYSLTDALAVSDKKDSQYIFSFIIGGIFTLTIFSYTMVMNVLNRNINNYSPRLIPLILSERHHQLILGFTSGTILYSMVMSLSLTNDNGGYFPTVASGLGIIFAMACVLLFIYFIHSVSQSIHINYIIDEVYEKANKDLEKFKSKEEFFSNYEGEDLYHEIVNSGSCGYLHDFNVSELYKDAKKMDVSIQIVKFKGAFILENEVFLKSSRELSEEEIEKIKDHFVIDHTVCSDVFETNVKHLVEVGVKACSPAINDPGTALNAVDFLQQLMINRFKFEDYNVYSEGIENQIIVFNTIERKNLFETVYHEMYYYMKDDPVLNQVLKSHVSHLRTLFPELSFIRIPVNI
- a CDS encoding bacteriorhodopsin, translating into MKNIESLFEYTVGQFEAIDHLLTMGVGAHLAALVFFILVSRFVAPKYRVATALSCIVMVSAGLILFSQATMWTDAFAFNGRVYEPTDLTFSNGYRYVNWMVTIPCLLTQLLIVLNIRGAALFKTAAALIFFAWGMIITGYVGQLYEVESIDQLLVWGAISTAFFVAMNWIVGTKIFTSRKTMLGGAGSTITKVFWLMMFAWTLYPIAYLIPWIANSAEGVVWRQLLFTIADISSKAVYGLMITYIAIKQSAASGYIPAQQMLNLIGQDSVQTK
- a CDS encoding L-serine ammonia-lyase, which gives rise to MLKIGVGPSSSHTLGPWRGGRNFIDKLQKRRVLSQVMEVKVELYGSLSLTGKGHATDIAVMMGLLDEDPQSCDIAAIPDHVELINSTKSLFLGKAVKIAFDPATQIKFNRKFLPFHPNGMTFKATLEDGKKISETYFSIGGGFFVQRERKRAARKRMVFECFPRPIETAEDLLMHCRQENKPVSQIVLENELYLNEEKEIDKGLRQIWDVMLDSMYTGCHTEGILPGGLNVRRRAYDSHAKLQKGKSYSDKYEWIEAIRKTEVKFREILKWVTCFALAVNEVNASLGRVVTAPTNGSAGVIPAVMMYYMVIENHDADFEDIKRYLLVAGAIGTLFKKGATISAAMGGCQAEIGVSSAMAAGALTELMGGSPGQVMMASEIAMEHHLGLTCDPIQGLVQVPCIERNAMGAIKAINACEMALDGDVKNIKVPLDKVIATMWQTAQDMNSKYKETSEGGLAVNVALSDC
- a CDS encoding Brp/Blh family beta-carotene 15,15'-dioxygenase, whose translation is MNYQLVIFLNLFLILSIGILHGSNDLVIYKKVTGVKWKYLIINYVLVGLLFFAAYFISPFICVLLFVLVSAYHFGEELYESDGLSFSWIHKLSLGLLIFLMMFVLNAAEFDIVLFDLTGTENSSILLISLTIASGLLYLIYLGATLLKKQVSVKVAVSQIINLAFMALLFYGLNLFTSFTVFFVFWHSLPSLSSQMKRLYKENKTWLKYVKDAAPIYMISLLGIAIGYVLTYNQTYFYHFALLIAIIVTVPHIIIIHKLYGDKQAT
- a CDS encoding Hsp20/alpha crystallin family protein produces the protein MTLTHRTSNNNWLPSLIDEMFNNDFMGGTATMNKRFIPAVNVSEMENKFQLEMSIPGFKKEEVQIEVDNDLLTISSEVENKEEETTEQFTRREFSKRSFKRAFNIPETVNQDSIDASYENGILTIALPKKEEALPQPKRMIALK
- a CDS encoding Rid family detoxifying hydrolase; the encoded protein is MKQIIYTELAPKPIGPYNQAVLYQTPQGKTLYTSGQIAIDPASGDLKIDDLKEETHLVMNHLKSLLNQVNMDFEDVVKCSIFLSDMGNFSTVNEIYGSYFNEETAPARETVEVANLPKYVNVEISLIAIQS
- a CDS encoding tellurite resistance TerB family protein, with protein sequence MTYTTQEKIDLLSQLILMALADNKLSPEELEFLKKIAQRMDIEESELMSMIRYRDELTVSTPQSHTKRIIHFHKLLLMMHIDGKVNDGELQLLHEVALKYGFRKSVVDSLLNAMKNYPHGEIPPSELLTIHSSQNN